The following proteins come from a genomic window of Proteiniphilum propionicum:
- a CDS encoding M16 family metallopeptidase — MKKIFTLFFLAVGLVAFSQQNQPLPVDPKVRTGKLENGLTYYIRHNKLPENRADFYIAQKVGSMQEEDNQAGLAHFLEHMAFNGTKNFPGKNMLNYLQDNGIKFGTNINAYTSFDETVYFMTNIPTTNQNLIDSALLVLHDWSNAIALEDAELENERGVIREEWRTRGGAQQRLWDQLLPVMYPDSKYAKRMPIGSIDVINNFKPEEIRAYYHKWYRPDLQGIIVVGDVNVDEMEQKIKELFSPITLDADRAEREYFPVPDNKEPIVAIATDKEARNTRVMLYYKHEPMPDELKRTQAGYLTQYVLNAASSMINQRFSEIIQKPDAPFTTAYAYDSDYFVAKTKDAWTVIAGSAEDKIEDALAAIIRETERVKKHGFTASEYEIVRTNILKSYENAYNNRDKQNNSAYSQEYVRAFTDGEPIPGIEYEYQFMQAVAPNIPVEAVNQTIQQLIGDENIVISVTGPQKDELIYPTGDELLAVLNSVKAETIEPYAEQVINEPLVSTPPVPGKIVKIEKDETMDATVWTLQNGIKVILKNTDFKDDQILMTGTSEGGYSRYALQDPINSRMMSNVMTLGGVGNFSATDLPKVLAGKTASARPNVSLIKRDFNGSSSIKDFETMLQLVYLYFTAPRKDEDAFQSYIQRMETQLKNQEAEPMVAFSDSVTAAIYGNNQLTKRLKPEDLKEISYDRVMEMYKEQFANPGSFVFTFVGNIDEEKVRPVVELYLASLPGKAAKDEFSKVPMDFVKGELTNIFRREMQNPKASVFNAISGVTERNMKNQILMSMFDQVLDIVYTEKVREEEGGTYGVYAGGSISRYPEGQTMLQIMFDTDPEKMEYLNQIILDILDDIALNGPRKTDFTKVKEYMNKSYKENLKENSYWTNILDTKYFYGEDNHTNYIETVNAVTSKDIQEFAAKLLNQGNRKTVVMMPKVAE, encoded by the coding sequence ATGAAGAAAATTTTTACTCTATTTTTTCTTGCGGTTGGACTTGTTGCTTTCTCGCAACAAAACCAGCCGCTCCCTGTTGACCCCAAAGTGAGGACAGGGAAACTTGAAAACGGGCTGACGTATTACATACGTCATAATAAGCTTCCCGAAAACAGGGCCGACTTTTATATAGCACAAAAGGTGGGGTCAATGCAGGAAGAAGACAATCAGGCGGGGCTGGCTCACTTTCTGGAGCATATGGCTTTTAACGGAACAAAAAACTTCCCCGGGAAAAATATGCTCAACTATCTGCAGGACAACGGAATAAAATTCGGCACAAATATTAATGCCTACACCTCTTTCGATGAAACAGTCTATTTCATGACTAACATCCCCACTACCAATCAGAACTTAATTGATTCGGCACTGCTGGTGCTGCATGACTGGTCTAATGCTATTGCACTGGAAGATGCTGAGCTGGAAAACGAACGGGGTGTTATCCGCGAAGAGTGGCGTACCCGCGGAGGAGCACAGCAGCGCCTGTGGGATCAGCTGCTTCCCGTGATGTACCCCGACAGCAAATATGCCAAACGGATGCCTATAGGCAGCATTGATGTTATAAATAATTTTAAACCTGAAGAGATAAGGGCATATTACCACAAATGGTATCGCCCGGACCTGCAAGGTATTATTGTAGTGGGTGATGTAAATGTGGATGAGATGGAACAAAAGATAAAAGAGTTGTTTTCTCCCATAACACTTGATGCAGATAGAGCTGAACGTGAATATTTCCCCGTACCTGACAATAAAGAACCTATTGTGGCTATCGCTACCGACAAAGAAGCAAGAAATACCCGGGTTATGTTATATTACAAACACGAACCGATGCCCGATGAGTTAAAGAGAACACAAGCAGGGTATTTAACACAATATGTATTGAATGCAGCATCATCGATGATTAATCAGCGCTTTTCCGAGATCATTCAGAAACCGGACGCTCCTTTCACTACTGCATATGCTTATGATAGCGATTACTTTGTAGCAAAAACCAAAGACGCATGGACAGTAATTGCCGGAAGCGCGGAAGATAAGATTGAGGATGCACTGGCAGCAATAATCCGCGAAACCGAAAGAGTAAAAAAACATGGGTTTACTGCATCGGAATATGAGATTGTCCGCACAAATATCCTTAAAAGTTACGAGAATGCCTACAATAACCGCGATAAACAGAATAACTCTGCATATTCACAGGAATATGTGCGTGCATTCACTGACGGGGAACCTATTCCCGGTATTGAATATGAGTATCAGTTCATGCAGGCAGTAGCTCCAAATATCCCGGTTGAAGCTGTTAATCAGACCATTCAGCAACTTATAGGGGACGAAAATATTGTGATCTCAGTTACTGGTCCTCAAAAAGACGAGTTAATATACCCTACTGGCGATGAGCTACTTGCAGTCTTAAATTCTGTAAAAGCCGAAACCATTGAACCCTATGCCGAACAGGTAATCAATGAACCGTTGGTGTCAACGCCTCCGGTGCCTGGAAAAATTGTCAAAATTGAAAAAGATGAGACAATGGATGCCACCGTATGGACATTGCAGAACGGGATAAAAGTGATTCTTAAAAACACGGACTTTAAAGATGATCAGATCCTTATGACAGGCACCAGTGAGGGGGGATATTCGCGATATGCGCTTCAGGACCCTATTAACAGCAGGATGATGAGTAATGTTATGACCCTTGGAGGTGTAGGTAATTTCAGTGCTACCGATCTGCCCAAGGTGCTAGCCGGCAAAACTGCATCGGCCCGTCCAAATGTCAGCCTAATTAAACGCGATTTCAACGGTTCTTCCTCAATCAAAGATTTTGAGACCATGCTTCAGTTGGTCTATCTCTATTTCACTGCGCCACGCAAAGATGAAGATGCATTCCAGTCGTATATTCAGCGCATGGAGACTCAGCTCAAAAATCAGGAAGCCGAGCCTATGGTCGCTTTCAGCGACTCAGTAACCGCTGCAATATACGGAAACAATCAGCTTACAAAAAGGTTAAAACCTGAAGATTTAAAAGAGATCAGCTACGACCGTGTTATGGAGATGTACAAAGAACAGTTTGCCAATCCGGGTAGTTTTGTATTTACCTTCGTTGGTAACATAGATGAAGAGAAGGTTCGTCCGGTGGTTGAATTATATCTGGCATCGCTGCCCGGTAAAGCGGCAAAAGATGAATTTAGCAAAGTGCCAATGGACTTCGTGAAGGGTGAATTAACAAACATTTTCCGCAGAGAGATGCAGAACCCTAAAGCTTCAGTCTTTAACGCTATTTCAGGAGTAACTGAACGAAATATGAAAAATCAGATTCTGATGAGTATGTTCGACCAGGTGCTGGATATCGTATATACCGAGAAAGTACGAGAAGAGGAGGGTGGTACATACGGTGTATATGCAGGAGGCTCAATCTCCCGTTATCCCGAAGGACAAACCATGCTGCAGATTATGTTCGACACCGACCCTGAAAAGATGGAGTACCTGAATCAAATTATCCTGGATATACTGGATGATATAGCTTTAAACGGTCCACGTAAAACCGATTTCACAAAAGTAAAAGAGTACATGAATAAAAGCTATAAGGAAAACCTAAAAGAGAACAGTTATTGGACAAATATTCTCGATACAAAATATTTTTATGGTGAAGACAATCACACAAACTATATTGAGACTGTAAATGCTGTTACAAGTAAGGATATTCAGGAATTTGCAGCAAAATTGCTGAACCAGGGCAACAGAAAAACAGTTGTAATGATGCCTAAAGTGGCAGAATAA
- a CDS encoding MFS transporter, with amino-acid sequence MSKSILGEYKFFRSQPLNIRTLLVTNMLYALILPIIEIFVGAYIMRNTGSPAYVAIYQLCMYCGVLATSVLNGLMLKRFKASSLYTFGILLSAAALMAMMFVNSIGIVELGLSGFVLGASTGFFWTNRYLLTLNSTNDENRNYFFGLESFFFSLWSITVPLIVGAFLVSVDGFVFFGRVLDVNNGYQFITLFSLLIAIAAGLVLSKGHFDNPVQKRFIYTRFHLLWQKLLTLAGLKGMVQGFLVTAPAILVMRLVGNEGSLGLIQGVGGLLTAILIYILGRIAKPKHRMAIFGLGLFVFFIGTLFNAILFSAIGVIFFVLCKVLFQPLHDLAYFPTMMKTIDAVKAIENRNEYAYILSHEVGLFIGRAFGMSLFISLAFWVSEEFALKYALVIVGAIQLLSLPLAKNIISDIDNKYNK; translated from the coding sequence ATGTCGAAAAGCATATTGGGAGAATACAAGTTTTTTCGCTCTCAACCACTGAACATAAGGACGCTTCTTGTCACAAACATGTTGTACGCGCTTATATTGCCCATCATAGAGATTTTTGTTGGGGCGTACATAATGCGAAACACTGGCAGTCCTGCTTATGTAGCAATTTACCAGCTTTGTATGTACTGCGGGGTACTGGCTACATCGGTGCTCAACGGGTTAATGTTGAAAAGGTTCAAAGCCTCGTCGCTTTACACTTTCGGCATTTTGTTGTCGGCCGCTGCATTAATGGCAATGATGTTTGTAAACTCAATAGGAATTGTAGAGCTGGGACTGTCAGGATTTGTACTGGGGGCTTCTACAGGTTTTTTCTGGACCAACCGTTACCTGCTAACGCTAAACTCAACAAATGATGAAAACCGGAACTATTTTTTTGGGCTTGAGTCGTTCTTTTTTTCGTTGTGGAGCATAACTGTTCCGTTAATTGTGGGCGCTTTCCTGGTATCGGTAGATGGGTTTGTATTTTTTGGGAGGGTGCTTGATGTGAATAACGGTTATCAATTTATTACCCTGTTCAGCCTGCTTATCGCGATAGCTGCCGGGCTTGTTTTGTCGAAAGGGCACTTCGACAATCCGGTGCAGAAAAGGTTTATCTATACCCGTTTTCATCTGCTTTGGCAAAAACTTTTGACTCTTGCCGGACTAAAAGGGATGGTGCAGGGCTTTTTGGTGACAGCACCGGCCATACTTGTTATGCGCCTTGTCGGTAATGAGGGGTCTTTGGGGTTGATACAAGGTGTGGGCGGATTGCTTACGGCAATCCTGATTTATATATTAGGGCGGATTGCCAAACCCAAACACCGCATGGCAATTTTTGGACTTGGACTGTTTGTCTTTTTTATAGGTACACTGTTTAACGCTATTCTTTTTTCTGCCATTGGTGTTATTTTTTTCGTGTTGTGCAAAGTGTTGTTTCAACCTCTGCACGACTTGGCTTATTTCCCAACTATGATGAAAACCATTGACGCCGTGAAAGCAATTGAAAATAGAAATGAATATGCCTATATCCTCAGTCATGAGGTAGGATTGTTTATTGGCCGCGCTTTCGGAATGAGTTTGTTTATATCACTAGCTTTTTGGGTGTCGGAAGAGTTTGCCTTGAAATATGCGCTGGTAATTGTAGGTGCTATTCAATTGTTATCGCTTCCGCTTGCTAAAAATATCATCAGTGATATAGATAATAAATATAACAAATGA
- a CDS encoding nucleoside phosphorylase, translating to MRIIPESELIINSDGSAFHLHIKPEQLSDKIVMMGDPDRVTMTASFFDTIECDVQSREFHTVTGMYKGKRITALSHGIGTDNIDIVLTELDALANIDFNTRKVKDEFKQLTMIRVGTSGGMQPHCPVGSYVVSEKSIGFDGLIHYYANSAKIREEEFEEAFQRHVNWSPYHCSPYVVSADEELVDRIGYDMIRGVTISAIGFYGPQGRHVRLPLAYPELNARIESFSFNGYSITNYEMESSAIAGLSKLMGHKAMTVCAIIANRVALNSNADYKGSTEDLVKIVLDRI from the coding sequence ATGAGAATAATACCTGAATCGGAATTAATAATAAACTCCGATGGAAGTGCTTTTCATCTTCATATAAAACCCGAACAGCTTTCAGATAAGATTGTGATGATGGGCGATCCTGATCGTGTGACAATGACAGCATCATTTTTCGACACTATTGAATGTGATGTGCAGAGCCGTGAATTTCATACTGTCACAGGAATGTACAAGGGAAAACGAATTACTGCACTATCTCACGGTATCGGTACCGATAATATCGACATTGTGCTTACAGAGTTGGATGCACTGGCAAATATCGACTTTAATACTCGAAAGGTTAAAGATGAGTTCAAGCAACTCACCATGATACGGGTTGGCACATCGGGAGGCATGCAGCCTCATTGCCCTGTGGGATCATATGTTGTATCTGAAAAATCTATCGGGTTCGATGGGCTTATCCATTATTATGCCAACTCGGCAAAAATTCGTGAAGAAGAATTCGAAGAAGCTTTTCAGAGACATGTCAACTGGTCGCCCTATCACTGTTCCCCTTATGTGGTGAGTGCTGACGAAGAGTTGGTCGATCGCATAGGTTATGATATGATAAGGGGTGTTACCATTTCGGCTATAGGATTCTACGGGCCTCAGGGAAGGCATGTACGCCTCCCTCTTGCCTATCCTGAGTTGAATGCCAGGATAGAATCGTTCAGTTTCAACGGATACTCTATAACCAACTATGAGATGGAGAGTTCCGCTATCGCAGGATTAAGTAAATTGATGGGACATAAGGCAATGACTGTTTGTGCCATTATAGCAAATCGCGTAGCTCTGAATTCTAACGCCGATTACAAAGGATCGACGGAAGACCTGGTTAAAATAGTTTTGGACAGAATATAG
- a CDS encoding glycoside hydrolase family 130 protein, translating to MDIAKRFSENPLLRPSDLQPGIEGMEITCLLNPGVFRMNGKTWLLLRVAERPKQVEGKISFPVYSESGKIEVLVFDKDDPQLDASDPRVIKYRGQNYLTTLSYLRLVVSDDGVHFREDPAYPPIFGEDSLESFGIEDCRVATMEDGFYLTYTMVSPVAVGVGLIVTNDFKTYDRKGMIFPPHNKDCAIFEEKINGKYYALHRPSSPELGGNYIWLAESPDRIHWGNHKCIAVTRPDSWDSARVGAGGAPVKTPEGWLEIYHGANADHRYCLGALLLDLNDPSKVLARSVEPIMEPVAGYEKNGFFGNVVFTNGHYVENDTIKIFYGASDEVICGAEFSIREILNSLK from the coding sequence ATGGATATTGCAAAACGCTTCAGTGAAAACCCATTGTTACGTCCATCTGACCTGCAACCGGGAATAGAAGGAATGGAAATAACCTGTTTACTCAATCCCGGAGTATTCAGGATGAATGGCAAGACCTGGCTTTTATTGCGTGTAGCAGAACGCCCAAAACAAGTAGAAGGAAAGATAAGCTTTCCAGTCTATAGTGAAAGTGGAAAAATAGAGGTACTTGTTTTCGACAAAGATGATCCTCAGTTAGATGCTTCAGACCCACGGGTGATAAAATACAGGGGACAAAATTATCTTACAACTTTATCCTATTTGCGCCTTGTAGTTAGTGACGATGGTGTGCATTTTCGAGAAGACCCCGCCTATCCGCCAATATTTGGCGAAGACTCTCTCGAATCATTTGGTATAGAAGATTGCCGCGTGGCGACGATGGAAGATGGCTTTTACCTTACCTATACAATGGTATCACCAGTTGCGGTAGGTGTTGGCCTGATTGTTACAAATGATTTTAAGACTTACGATCGTAAGGGTATGATATTTCCCCCACACAATAAAGATTGCGCTATTTTTGAAGAAAAGATAAACGGGAAATATTATGCTCTGCATCGTCCAAGTAGTCCCGAACTGGGAGGAAATTACATCTGGCTGGCCGAATCTCCCGACAGGATTCATTGGGGGAACCACAAGTGCATTGCCGTCACCCGACCTGACAGCTGGGATTCGGCGCGAGTAGGAGCCGGAGGTGCACCTGTTAAAACGCCGGAAGGGTGGCTCGAAATATACCATGGTGCAAATGCCGACCACCGGTATTGTTTGGGTGCGTTGCTGCTGGACCTGAACGACCCGTCGAAAGTGCTGGCAAGGAGTGTGGAGCCGATCATGGAACCGGTTGCCGGATACGAAAAAAACGGATTTTTCGGTAATGTTGTCTTCACAAACGGACATTATGTAGAAAATGATACTATTAAAATATTCTACGGTGCGAGTGACGAGGTTATCTGTGGTGCTGAATTTTCAATCAGGGAAATACTGAATTCATTAAAATAG
- a CDS encoding SusC/RagA family TonB-linked outer membrane protein — translation MKKALFFVIVVCAALGLHAQTTINVRGTVKDALTNEELIGVTVLVVETGAGTVTGVNGNFELDVPVNNTLRISYVGYSIQEIVITNQTFLEINLQPETQLIDELVVVGYSVQKKSTLTGAVAPVNVDDMERRRVADVRQALQGQVAGVQVTQSTGAPGDEINIRIRGEGTIGNNNPLYIVDGVPTRELAFINPSDIESMTVLKDASAAAIYGSRASAGVIVITTKSGVAGKTNFDINFFSGIQQASNLPKMLNSVQYMNVVEKAWNNAGYSGTNPYTADKGRSDFANTDWLDELFEPGYTNNIQMTASGGSDKLQYLLSVGYVTQDGIVVYDNDKYNRFNFRTNINANLTERIKVGTNMQLSYAIQDKLSSKGDTPGIIRHALLRPPVISVFKSPNDPTYSEKNPFTDLPFYIHNNRDTGGWESDKYEWTQNPIALAYFTDDTRSHFKTFGNLFGEIAFLPEKELRFRTNAGVDLNFRHEKAFFANFGDDDGGGSQIDRGLGRQNRPNGLNEYRGEELTFTWNNTLSYDKMFDLHSLNALVGSEFITNYGSGINASRRRYEYDTEKFRYIDFGSTEQDLWNGGSGSEWALMSYFTSLTYVYDMRYMLTANFRADASSRFAEKNRWGYFPSLSAGWKLSEEQFMKKHDWLSDLKLRGSIGQLGNQEIANYAYLTLIRKDGDKYLISRYGNPDLKWETTTQYNIGIDAGIFRNRLYFTADYFQKYTTDILLPISLPSIVGDVQPTIVNAGEVSNRGWEFGIMLRNSESAFKYNINANLSTVKNRVEKLHPNLPSLVGSVTRTEPGQPLNAYYGYVFDGVYQNANEISTHLHGTTNPTPVPGDIRFKDRNNDGRIDDHDRDFIGDPNPGLLYGLNFSGSYKNFDIAILFQGVGSVDRYNDSKKIIDYDTRPFNYTTNILKAWDGEGSTNKIPRVSFTDNGSSRVSSIFVEDASYLRLKNIELGYSFTNIKKLGMQNIRIYMSGQNLFTLTGYSGLDPESTDLIDMGTYPQSRSFICGINLSF, via the coding sequence ATGAAGAAAGCATTATTTTTTGTCATTGTGGTTTGTGCTGCTTTGGGATTGCATGCTCAAACGACTATCAATGTCAGGGGTACTGTTAAAGATGCCCTGACAAATGAAGAACTGATCGGGGTAACCGTACTTGTTGTGGAAACAGGAGCAGGTACTGTTACCGGCGTAAACGGAAACTTTGAATTGGATGTCCCGGTAAATAATACTCTTAGAATATCATACGTAGGATATTCTATCCAGGAAATTGTTATAACAAATCAAACATTTCTGGAGATAAACCTTCAGCCCGAGACTCAATTGATTGATGAGTTAGTTGTTGTTGGATACTCCGTGCAAAAAAAGTCGACTCTTACAGGGGCGGTAGCACCTGTCAACGTTGACGATATGGAGCGACGCCGGGTTGCAGATGTAAGGCAGGCGCTTCAAGGGCAGGTGGCGGGTGTTCAGGTTACTCAAAGTACAGGCGCCCCTGGTGATGAGATAAATATCAGAATCAGGGGAGAGGGTACCATCGGAAACAACAATCCGCTTTATATTGTGGATGGGGTGCCCACCCGGGAATTGGCGTTTATCAATCCTTCCGATATTGAATCGATGACTGTGCTGAAAGACGCTTCTGCTGCTGCTATTTACGGCTCGAGGGCCTCGGCCGGGGTAATTGTTATTACTACAAAAAGCGGGGTAGCGGGAAAAACTAATTTCGACATTAACTTTTTCAGCGGTATACAACAGGCTTCAAATCTTCCCAAGATGCTGAATTCCGTACAGTATATGAATGTTGTGGAAAAGGCGTGGAACAATGCCGGATATTCCGGAACAAATCCTTATACTGCAGATAAGGGGCGGAGTGATTTTGCAAACACCGACTGGTTAGATGAACTTTTTGAACCGGGCTATACTAATAATATTCAGATGACGGCAAGCGGAGGCAGTGATAAACTGCAGTACTTACTCTCCGTGGGATATGTTACACAAGATGGTATTGTTGTATATGATAACGATAAATACAATCGATTCAATTTTCGTACAAATATCAATGCCAATCTGACGGAAAGAATAAAAGTAGGTACCAATATGCAACTTTCTTATGCCATCCAGGATAAACTTTCGTCTAAAGGCGACACTCCCGGAATAATAAGACACGCGCTTTTGCGTCCACCGGTAATTTCCGTATTCAAGTCGCCCAACGATCCCACATATTCAGAAAAAAACCCTTTTACCGATCTGCCTTTTTATATTCATAACAACAGGGATACTGGAGGATGGGAAAGTGATAAGTATGAATGGACACAAAACCCGATTGCTCTAGCTTATTTCACTGACGACACCCGCTCGCATTTTAAAACATTCGGAAACCTTTTCGGAGAGATCGCTTTCTTGCCCGAAAAAGAGCTTAGATTCAGGACCAATGCAGGTGTTGATTTGAACTTTCGTCATGAAAAGGCTTTTTTTGCCAATTTTGGCGATGATGATGGCGGCGGAAGCCAGATAGATCGTGGTTTAGGCCGCCAAAACAGGCCCAATGGATTAAATGAATACAGGGGCGAAGAGCTGACTTTTACCTGGAATAACACATTGAGTTATGATAAAATGTTTGACCTTCACTCACTCAATGCGTTGGTCGGGAGTGAATTTATCACCAATTACGGATCGGGAATAAATGCTTCAAGAAGAAGATATGAGTATGATACCGAGAAGTTCAGATATATTGATTTTGGGAGTACCGAACAGGATTTATGGAATGGGGGCAGTGGATCTGAATGGGCATTGATGTCATACTTTACCTCGTTGACTTATGTATATGATATGAGGTATATGCTCACGGCTAACTTCAGGGCAGATGCTTCTTCGCGGTTTGCAGAAAAAAACCGGTGGGGATACTTCCCTTCTTTGTCAGCCGGCTGGAAATTGTCTGAAGAGCAATTTATGAAAAAACATGACTGGCTTTCCGACTTGAAGCTAAGGGGAAGCATCGGACAGCTGGGAAATCAGGAAATTGCCAATTACGCTTATCTTACGTTGATAAGAAAAGATGGAGACAAATATCTTATCTCCAGGTATGGGAATCCCGATTTAAAGTGGGAAACCACCACTCAGTATAACATAGGTATTGATGCAGGTATCTTTAGAAACAGATTGTATTTTACCGCAGACTATTTTCAGAAATATACTACGGACATACTGTTGCCTATAAGCCTCCCAAGTATAGTTGGTGACGTGCAGCCTACCATAGTTAATGCAGGTGAAGTGAGCAATCGTGGCTGGGAATTTGGTATAATGCTTCGCAATTCCGAAAGTGCATTTAAATATAATATCAATGCCAACTTGTCTACCGTAAAAAACCGGGTGGAAAAGCTGCATCCGAACCTTCCCAGTCTGGTAGGATCAGTTACAAGAACGGAGCCAGGGCAGCCGCTTAATGCCTATTACGGATATGTTTTCGATGGAGTATATCAAAATGCAAACGAAATAAGTACTCACCTGCACGGCACAACCAACCCAACTCCTGTGCCAGGTGATATTCGTTTTAAAGACAGGAATAACGATGGAAGAATTGACGACCACGACAGGGATTTCATCGGCGATCCTAACCCGGGATTGTTGTACGGATTGAACTTTTCAGGTTCGTATAAAAATTTCGACATTGCTATACTCTTTCAAGGTGTCGGAAGTGTGGACAGGTACAACGACTCTAAAAAAATAATTGATTATGATACGCGACCGTTTAATTACACCACAAATATTTTGAAAGCATGGGATGGAGAGGGGTCAACCAACAAAATTCCACGTGTGAGTTTTACCGACAATGGAAGTAGCAGAGTATCGAGTATATTTGTTGAGGATGCTTCCTACTTAAGATTGAAAAATATTGAACTCGGATACTCTTTTACAAACATCAAAAAACTTGGCATGCAAAATATAAGGATCTATATGTCGGGTCAAAATCTATTTACACTGACCGGATATTCAGGACTCGACCCGGAATCTACGGATTTGATTGATATGGGGACCTATCCACAGTCGAGGTCCTTTATTTGCGGAATAAATCTATCTTTTTAA
- a CDS encoding RagB/SusD family nutrient uptake outer membrane protein translates to MKYYRNLFLFIIGVFLLSGCEGYLSKDPIGLLTPDQVDMQPTVTTVQYAVSSSYQLLSSTLNIIGEWGWSDGTVTRGDFILQDIASDDVQKKWNPDGDQAWMDEFNNFSFIASNGGFNGQWTYNYEGVSRVNTAIDYLTDEEMMAKLNFNKAEQNRLLGEVYFLRAFYYFDLVTNFGGVPLLLKPLTSFNEAYEVAVRATADEVWTQIDKDLNNARGLLPDAKYSHQQEKWRVSKGAVMALQAKVALFNERWQEVITLVGELEGSGYYSLNSNYFDSFDVNKKFQEQEVIFCYDHESAQTPRKGNGLCALLGWGFVAPEVSFIAAFEENDPRLLYTVDIESRNVNKILGTLDGEFKGDDDAPSSRVYIRFADVLLWKAEALLKTGKLKEAIGIINLIRRRAGSSVTADGTQPPAGTLPDRNVNESNITVVTNWLIHERRVELGFESHRFRDLKRWGIAEEVLGERGFQSVHYLYPIPQREIDKSGGTIVQNEGY, encoded by the coding sequence ATGAAATATTATAGGAATCTGTTTTTATTTATAATAGGGGTGTTTCTGTTGTCAGGATGCGAAGGCTATCTGTCGAAAGACCCTATAGGCCTGCTTACGCCCGATCAGGTTGATATGCAGCCAACGGTTACCACTGTACAATATGCTGTAAGTTCATCGTATCAACTGCTTTCAAGCACGCTGAATATTATAGGTGAATGGGGATGGAGTGACGGAACAGTTACCAGAGGCGATTTTATTCTTCAGGATATAGCTTCCGATGATGTACAGAAAAAATGGAACCCCGATGGAGACCAGGCATGGATGGATGAGTTCAATAACTTTAGTTTTATTGCCTCAAATGGGGGATTTAATGGGCAGTGGACATATAATTATGAAGGAGTTTCGAGAGTAAATACAGCTATCGACTATTTAACCGATGAAGAGATGATGGCTAAGCTTAATTTTAACAAAGCTGAACAAAACAGGCTTTTAGGAGAGGTGTACTTTTTAAGGGCATTTTACTATTTTGATTTGGTGACGAATTTCGGAGGGGTCCCACTGTTGTTGAAGCCGCTAACATCTTTTAATGAGGCTTATGAAGTCGCTGTAAGGGCAACAGCCGATGAGGTGTGGACTCAGATTGATAAGGATTTAAACAATGCAAGGGGACTGTTGCCTGATGCCAAATATTCTCATCAACAAGAAAAATGGCGAGTGTCAAAAGGAGCGGTTATGGCCCTTCAGGCGAAAGTGGCTCTGTTTAATGAAAGATGGCAGGAAGTTATTACTCTTGTAGGTGAACTAGAAGGCAGCGGATATTATAGCTTAAACAGCAATTACTTCGATAGCTTTGATGTGAATAAAAAATTTCAGGAACAAGAAGTGATTTTTTGCTATGATCACGAATCAGCCCAGACCCCAAGAAAAGGTAACGGCCTGTGTGCTCTGCTGGGTTGGGGATTCGTGGCTCCTGAGGTATCGTTTATTGCGGCTTTTGAGGAAAACGACCCAAGACTACTCTACACTGTAGATATTGAATCAAGGAATGTGAATAAAATATTGGGGACTCTCGACGGGGAATTTAAAGGTGATGATGATGCTCCAAGCAGCAGAGTTTACATTCGCTTTGCCGATGTTCTGTTGTGGAAGGCAGAAGCGTTGTTGAAAACCGGTAAATTAAAAGAAGCTATCGGCATTATAAACCTGATTCGTCGTAGAGCCGGAAGCTCGGTTACAGCCGACGGAACTCAGCCACCAGCCGGAACATTGCCCGACAGAAATGTAAATGAGTCAAATATTACTGTTGTCACAAACTGGTTGATTCACGAAAGAAGAGTTGAGCTGGGATTTGAGTCCCATCGTTTTCGGGATCTTAAACGCTGGGGTATTGCAGAAGAAGTGTTAGGAGAGAGAGGGTTTCAGAGTGTGCATTACCTGTATCCCATTCCACAAAGGGAGATAGATAAATCAGGTGGGACTATTGTTCAAAATGAAGGTTATTGA